The region GAAGAAATCAGTGCAGGCGACATTTCAATTGGCTCGCGCGTGGTCAATGATCTGGAGCCTTCCGAGCGGGACATCGCCATGGTGTTCCAGAACTACGCGCTCTACCCGCACATGAGTGTGTTCGACAACATGGCCTATGGCCTGAAAATCGCCAAAGTGCCCCTGGACGAGATCAAGACCCGGGTCGACAAGGCCGCCAAGATTCTCGAAATTGGCCCGTTTTTGCAACGCAAACCACGCGAACTCTCGGGCGGCCAGCGCCAGCGTGTCGCCATGGGCCGCGCCATCGTGCGCCAGCCGCAGGTGTTCTTGTTTGACGAACCACTCTCCAACCTGGATGCCAAGTTACGTGCCCAGACCCGGCTGGAAATCCAGAAATTACACCGTGAACTCGGCATCACCAGCCTGTTTGTCACCCACGACCAGGTCGAAGCCATGACCCTGGCCCAGCGCATGATCGTCATGAACGCCGGGGTCATGGAGCAGTTTGGCACACCCGAAGAGGTCTATACCCGCCCGGCCAGCACCTTTGTCGCCAGCTTCATGGGGTCACCCCCGATGAACCTGCTGAAAAACGCCCCCGATGCCCCGCCCAACACCATCGTCGGCGTGCGCCCGGAACACTTGGACATCACCACCAGTGGCTGGGCCTTGCAGGTTGAAGCCGTAGAAATGCTGGGAGCCGAGCGCCTGGTTTACGGCCGCTGGGCCCATGGCGCGGGCGACGAACTGGTGATCATCCGCACCGAGGAATCGCACCATGTGCCCACCTTGGGCAGCACCATTCACGCCACGCCCCGAGCAGACAAAATCCACCACTTTGAGACCAGTACTGGCAAAAGAAGAGAGGCCACCCCATGAAACCTGTCACACACACCCATTGGCCCTACCCCCGCTGGATCGCCCACCGCGGCGCGGGCAAACTCGCTCCGGAAAACACCTTGGCCGCTTTTCGTGTTGGGGCCCGTTATGGCTACCGCATGTTTGAATGTGATGTCAAACTCAGTTCCGATGGCATTCCGTTCCTGATGCACGATGCCACCCTGGAACGCACCACCAACGCAGCTGACGCACTGGGCCATGGACTGAGTACCGTGGGGAGTGATCACCCCTGGAGCACCTTGTCACTGCTGGATGCAGGCAGTTGGCATTCGCGCAGCTATGCGGGTGAGACCCTGCCGACGTTTGAAGCCATTGCACGTTATTGCCTGAACAATGCTTACGGCTTGAATATTGAAATCAAGGCCACCCCAGGGGATGAATACCATACCGGTGAAGTGGTGGCGCGCCACGCGGCTCGTCTATGGCATGGAACCACCGTGCCCCCCCTACTGACCTCGTTTGACGTGGCATCACTGGAAGGTGCGCAGAAATCACAACCTGAATTACCACGTGGCTTGTTATTGGAAGAGTTATGGACCGGTTGGCTGGAAACCGCTTTGCGGCTGGGCTGTGTCGCCGTGGTCTGCGACCAGGTGCTGTGGGATACCTCCAGCACCACCCAAGCCCAAAGTGCCGGGCTGCGCTGCCTGAGCTACACCGTCAATGAAGCCAGCGAGGTCAAACGGCTGCTGGAACTGGGCCTGGACGGCCTCATCACCGACCGCGTGGACTTGTTCAGCCCTTCCAACCTTTGACCATGACCCATTGGCTGCTGGCGCTCAAGAGCACCAGCGCTAGGTAAGTCAGCATCTTGCCGTCCCGCCCAAAAAGTACCAACCCCACCAGCAATGCAACCAATAGCACTACAAAATGAAGAGCTACTTGCGCTTTGTACGTAAGGGCTACAGGCTTCTTTTTAAATAAAAATAAGCTCAACAATGGTAGCAGCAGTGCCAGCCATAGCACAGGGGCCAAAAAATTAATGAGATGGTTGAACAAGGCCAGCAGTCCCATCAATCGCCCAAACAAAAAAAGAAAAAATGATGCAAGTCAAAGCACATAAGCAGTGATTTTATAATTCCATCATGGCAGTCTGGGCATTAGGCATCAATCACACGACGGCACCGCTCGATCTGCGCGGTCGGTTTGCGTTCGCCATCGACCAAGTGGGCCCCACATTACACGCCCTGCGCAGTGCCTTGAACCGTGAACCCGAAGCTGCCCTCATCTCCACCTGCAACCGCACTGAAATTTATTGTGCAGGTGAACAAGCGCAACTGGAACACACCTTGCACTGGCTGGCAGAAAGTGGCGGTGTTCCGCCCGAGCTGCTGCGCGCCCACTCCTACACCTTGAATGACGGCTTGGCCGCCCGCCACGCCTTTCGCGTGGCCAGCGGGCTGGACTCGATGGTGCTGGGCGAGCCGCAAATTCTGGGTCAGATCAAAGACGCGGTGCGTGCCGCCGAATCTGCCGGAGCCTTGGGCACCACACTCAGCCAGTTGTTCCAGCGCTCGTTTGCCGTTGCCAAAGAGGTGCGCAGCTCCACCGAAATTGGTGCCCATTCCATCAGCATGGCCGCCGCCGCAGTCCGTTTGGCGGGCCAGCTGTTTGAAGACTTGAGCGAAGTCAAGATTCTGTTTGTGGGTGCAGGCGAAATGATCGACCTGTGCGCCACCCACTTTGCCGCCAAAAGCCCCAAAAGTATCGTGATCGCCAACCGAACGCTCGCGCGCGGTGAAGAACTGGCATCCAAGTTTGGTGCCGAGGTGATGCACCTGGCCGAAATGCCCGAACGTTTACACGAGTTTGATGCCGTCATCAGTTGCACCGCCAGCACGCTGCCACTGATCGGACTCGGCGCGGTCGAACGTGCCCTGAAAAAACGCCGCCGCCGCCCAATGTTCATGGTCGATCTGGCCGTGCCGCGCGACATTGAACCCGAAGTCAAAGCGCTGGAAGACATCTACCTCTACACCGTGGATGACCTGGCCGGTGTGGTGCAAACCGCCCAAGCCAACCGGCAAGCCGCCGTGGCCCAGGCCGAGGCCATTGTGGATGCGGGTGTACAAAGCTTTTTGCACTGGATTGAGCAACGCAACACCGTGCCGCTGATCCAGCAACTTAATGCCCAGGCCGACGAATGGCGCACCATGGAAATGGCCCGCGCCCGCAAGCTGCTGGCCAAAGGCGAATCCATCGACACCGTGCTGGAAGCCCTCTCCAAAGGTCTGACGCAAAAAATGCTGCACGGAGCCATGGCCGAGCTGCGTGGTGGAGACACCGCCGCCCGCGAACGCGCCACCAGTGCGGTGCAACACTTCTTCTTGCGCAAAGAACGTTAGCTGCGCCACGCGCAGTCGCCTCATGGCCTGCCACGCCGTGAGCGGCATATCCAGAAGCCGCAGACGGCCGCCAGACTCGCTCCAGGGCGGCCACCCAAGTTTGCAAGCCGTATTGGCAACACCGCCACCTGATCATCTTTGTTTACTCGCCCTGCCATGAAACCCTTTCTTCGCCAACAACTCGCCCGCTACGCCGACCGCCTGGGGGAACTTGAATTTTTGCTGTCGCGCCAGGACATCATGGGCGACATGGAGCAGTTTTTGAAACTCTCGCGCGAGCACACCGACGTGGCCGCCGTGGCCGGGCGCTGGTTGCGTTACCAACAGCGCGAGGCCGATCTGGCCACTGCGCAAGACATGCTCAAAGATGCCGCTGACGATGCCGACATGAGCGCCATGGCGCAAGAAGAAATCGACAGCGCCAGCGCCGAACTG is a window of Rhodoferax lithotrophicus DNA encoding:
- a CDS encoding sn-glycerol-3-phosphate import ATP-binding protein UgpC encodes the protein MASITLKNVIKRYGSGKTANQVIHGVNAEIADGEFIVIVGPSGCGKSTLLRMVAGLEEISAGDISIGSRVVNDLEPSERDIAMVFQNYALYPHMSVFDNMAYGLKIAKVPLDEIKTRVDKAAKILEIGPFLQRKPRELSGGQRQRVAMGRAIVRQPQVFLFDEPLSNLDAKLRAQTRLEIQKLHRELGITSLFVTHDQVEAMTLAQRMIVMNAGVMEQFGTPEEVYTRPASTFVASFMGSPPMNLLKNAPDAPPNTIVGVRPEHLDITTSGWALQVEAVEMLGAERLVYGRWAHGAGDELVIIRTEESHHVPTLGSTIHATPRADKIHHFETSTGKRREATP
- the ugpQ gene encoding glycerophosphodiester phosphodiesterase codes for the protein MKPVTHTHWPYPRWIAHRGAGKLAPENTLAAFRVGARYGYRMFECDVKLSSDGIPFLMHDATLERTTNAADALGHGLSTVGSDHPWSTLSLLDAGSWHSRSYAGETLPTFEAIARYCLNNAYGLNIEIKATPGDEYHTGEVVARHAARLWHGTTVPPLLTSFDVASLEGAQKSQPELPRGLLLEELWTGWLETALRLGCVAVVCDQVLWDTSSTTQAQSAGLRCLSYTVNEASEVKRLLELGLDGLITDRVDLFSPSNL
- the hemA gene encoding glutamyl-tRNA reductase, which encodes MAVWALGINHTTAPLDLRGRFAFAIDQVGPTLHALRSALNREPEAALISTCNRTEIYCAGEQAQLEHTLHWLAESGGVPPELLRAHSYTLNDGLAARHAFRVASGLDSMVLGEPQILGQIKDAVRAAESAGALGTTLSQLFQRSFAVAKEVRSSTEIGAHSISMAAAAVRLAGQLFEDLSEVKILFVGAGEMIDLCATHFAAKSPKSIVIANRTLARGEELASKFGAEVMHLAEMPERLHEFDAVISCTASTLPLIGLGAVERALKKRRRRPMFMVDLAVPRDIEPEVKALEDIYLYTVDDLAGVVQTAQANRQAAVAQAEAIVDAGVQSFLHWIEQRNTVPLIQQLNAQADEWRTMEMARARKLLAKGESIDTVLEALSKGLTQKMLHGAMAELRGGDTAARERATSAVQHFFLRKER